The following coding sequences lie in one Arabidopsis thaliana chromosome 3, partial sequence genomic window:
- a CDS encoding uncharacterized protein (unknown protein; BEST Arabidopsis thaliana protein match is: unknown protein (TAIR:AT3G43150.1); Has 30 Blast hits to 30 proteins in 3 species: Archae - 0; Bacteria - 0; Metazoa - 0; Fungi - 0; Plants - 30; Viruses - 0; Other Eukaryotes - 0 (source: NCBI BLink).) — MENDGASTVCPLDLGSQMFLSGDGFEPASVLFPHAAFHFPPKDKKEAYDFMDKRLGLKSLPLEARIARVERKVRAMESDHFQSNWRKVRGQDPDYASDLPPCPWSSPSEEDDEEEDSNHWKRVKNEPEVDDKNEASTSNADPAMK; from the exons ATGGAAAACGACGGAGCCTCCACCGTCTGTCCTCTCGACCTTGGCAGTCAAATGTTTTTATCCGGCGATGGTTTTGAACCGGCCAGTGTCCTCTTTCCCCACGCTGCTTTTCACTTTCctccaaaagacaaaaaggagGCGTACGATTTCATGGACAAG CGTTTAGGCCTCAAGAGTTTGCCTCTTGAGGCCCGCATCGCTCGAGTGGAGAGGAAGGTGAGGGCCATGGAGAGTGATCATTTCCAATCGAATTGGAGGAAGGTGCGTGGCCAGGATCCCGACTATGCTTCGGATTTACCTCCATGCCCGTGGTCAAGTCCAAG CGAGGAGGACGACGAGGAAGAGGATAGCAACCACTGGAAGCGTGTCAAGAATGAACCCGAGGTGGATGATAAAAATGAAGCATCCACTTCGAACGCTGATCCGGCGATGAAGTAG
- a CDS encoding uncharacterized protein (unknown protein; LOCATED IN: endomembrane system; Has 30201 Blast hits to 17322 proteins in 780 species: Archae - 12; Bacteria - 1396; Metazoa - 17338; Fungi - 3422; Plants - 5037; Viruses - 0; Other Eukaryotes - 2996 (source: NCBI BLink).), translating into MECGFAKSALGIFDHVVKFQDFSAYSAFLLVSENGARFQREFPNSGLVNSVNLLGLGLNCFTLYLMGFLSLMRRLPFSFPFLETQEKTSRL; encoded by the coding sequence ATGGAATGCGGGTTTGCAAAGTCCGCATTAGGTATTTTTGACCATGTGGTTAAGTTTCAAGATTTCTCGGCTTATTCGGCCTTTCTCTTAGTTAGTGAGAACGGAGCTCGTTTTCAACGTGAATTCCCCAACTCGGGTTTAGTCAATTCAGTAAACTTGTTGGGTTTGGGCCTTAACTGTTTTACTTTGTATTTAATGGGCTTTTTGTCTTTAATGCGACGGTTGCCATTTTCCTTCCCATTCCTCGAGACACAGGAAAAAACTTCACGCCTTTGA
- a CDS encoding myosin heavy chain-like protein (myosin heavy chain-related; BEST Arabidopsis thaliana protein match is: myosin heavy chain-related (TAIR:AT5G32590.1); Has 966 Blast hits to 926 proteins in 239 species: Archae - 26; Bacteria - 146; Metazoa - 447; Fungi - 105; Plants - 125; Viruses - 1; Other Eukaryotes - 116 (source: NCBI BLink).): MNPDTERPESPSFDEGGSNNDICTRLNDIAGPHYTSICTLQSLERLKDLYQILPEIMAESEMHGPFESPEDPRPGYLCVYKIYFKGCGLTFPLPKALVCYLDALIIALPQLTPNLLRTIFGIITIAAEAGFVIGVPELNELLTMRSSSKKNGSTPCPERRGGCSPRRNLSPHRNSPRYSPRNRLSSKPVADLIRKKRDRSARGNSSPRREKSKARTDRSPRLSLPPRSMGPPLPVVTSPPPRLSGEKTDRGVTPRQEAMETEGNVFRCFKTQKDAILPNFDRWRPTIHKRFLLHAYHSSQGKFSSLEADLRSLSDSKQKLEDQVDLFSTELKKSNAELQDQYRRHDKLQDELSVARGRLSESKSAAYTLNNQFTKLEAKYKAITKLRDAELAKSAAKARNEVKGRGMELIQGAILFIQTEQARSELESDIKEHESNLLLLDQIHKDDFSEEQERSDLKAVLYEKRIRLAALPASSFNPQHFEEFFTQSPPLGESGLNWAGSSEPVDTAAPEVPATSIGIVEPDPALP, from the exons ATGAATCCTGATACTGAAAGACCCGAATCCCCGTCTTTCGACGAGGGGGGTTCTAACAATGACATATGCACTCGCCTGAACGATATCGCCGGTCCACACTACACATCCATCTGTACCCTTCAATCCCTCGAACGACTAAAAGATCTCTACCAGATTCTGCCTGAGATTATGGCGGAATCAGAGATGCATGGCCCCTTTGAGTCCCCGGAAGACCCTCGCCCTGGTTATTTATGCGTTTACAAGATCTATTTCAAGGGCTGCGGGTTGACCTTCCCTCTTCCCAAGGCCTTGGTCTGTTACTTAGATGCTCTTATAATTGCTCTACCCCAACTAACCCCCAACCTCCTCCGAACTATCTTTGGGATCATAACTATTGCGGCGGAAGCCGGATTCGTTATCGGGGTCCCTGAACTGAACGAGCTTCTCACCATGAGAAgttcatcaaagaaaaatgg ATCAACTCCATGTCCTGAACGTCGTGGTGGCTGTTCGCCTCGGAGAAACTTATCTCCCCATCGCAACTCTCCTCGTTACTCTCCCCGAAATAGACTGAGTAGCAAACCAGTTGCTGACTTAATTCGCAAGAAGAGAGACAGATCAGCCCGAGGTAACTCTTCCCCACGGAGAGAGAAATCAAAGGCTCGGACAGACCGTTCCCCTAGGTTATCTCTTCCACCTCGATCGATGGGTCCTCCCCTTCCTGTGGTCACATCTCCCCCTCCTCGACTTAGTGGCGAGAAGACTGACCGAGGTGTGACTCCTCGACAGGAAG cTATGGAAACAGAGGGTAACGTTTTCCGATGTTTCAAGACCCAAAAGGACGCGATCTTGCCGAACTTTGATAGATGGCGTCCTACAATCCACAAACGCTTTTTACTTCATGCCTACCATTCATCTCAG GGCAAGTTTTCTTCCCTTGAGGCTGACCTCCGCTCCCTTTCTGATTCCAAACAAAAGTTGGAGGATCAAGTTGACCTTTTCTCTACCGAACTCAAGAAATCAAACGCCGAATTGCAAGATCAGTATCGCAGACATGACAAACTCCAAGATGAACTCTCAGTTGCCCGAGGCAGGCTTTCTGAATCCAAATCGGCCGCCTACACCTTGAACAACCAGTTCACCAAACTCGAGGCGAAGTACAAAGCCATCACCAAACTTCGAGATGCTGAGTTGGCTAAGTCAGCGGCTAAAGCCAGAAATGAGGTGAAGGGTCGCGGGATGGAGTTGATTCAAGGGGCCATTCTTTTCATTCAAACCGAGCAGGCACGTTCAGAACTAGAATCTGATATCAAGGAGCATGAAAGCAACCTACTCTTACTAGACCAAATCCACAAAGATGATTTCTCTGAGGAGCAAGAAAGGTCCGATTTGAAAGCCGTTCTATACGAGAAACGTATTCGCCTTGCTGCTCTTCCCGCTTCATCCTTCAACCCTCAGCACTTCGAGGAGTTCTTTACCCAATCACCCCCCTTGGGTGAATCGGGTTTAAATTGGGCTG GATCAAGTGAGCCCGTTGATACTGCCGCACCCGAGGTGCCTGCTACATCGATAGGGATTGTTGAACCTGATCCTGCTTTGCCTTAA
- a CDS encoding General transcription factor 2-related zinc finger protein (General transcription factor 2-related zinc finger protein; FUNCTIONS IN: molecular_function unknown; INVOLVED IN: biological_process unknown; LOCATED IN: cellular_component unknown; BEST Arabidopsis thaliana protein match is: TTF-type zinc finger protein with HAT dimerisation domain (TAIR:AT1G19260.1); Has 238 Blast hits to 157 proteins in 11 species: Archae - 0; Bacteria - 0; Metazoa - 3; Fungi - 0; Plants - 235; Viruses - 0; Other Eukaryotes - 0 (source: NCBI BLink).) codes for MADYGRSDHTAKWGQSRSQGRIGLYRLKGEAHEGLPFCGHDETEESVNKGNFLELLKYTDDQDEVRKLQEFRVDGWNSLMIKISSFCEKHDIEKLNMDEDFVDSRKQRKKTGITNMHHYKIYSFKSLTIVLMRLLKLILILHVATATVERCFSAMKIVKTDRRNRIGD; via the exons ATGGCAGATTACGGACGAAGTGATCACACCGCGAAGTGGGGGCAAAGTCGAAGTCAAGGACGGATTGGGCTTTATCGGTTAAAGGGCGAGGCCCATGAAG GATTACCTTTTTGTGGACACGATGAGACAGAAGAATCTGTTAACAAAGGTAACTTTCTGGAACTCTTGAAATATACTGATGACCAGGACGAGGTT AGAAAGCTGCAGGAGTTTAGGGTTGATGGGTGGAATTCTCTGATGattaaaatctcttctttttgtgaGAAACATGATATTGAAAAGCTTAACATGgatgaagattttgttgactcaaggaaacaaagaaagaaaacagggATAACAAATATGCATCACTACAAG ATTTACAGCTTCAAGAGTTTAACTATCGTTTTAATGAG GCTTTTgaagttgattttgattttgcatgTTGCTACTGCTACTGTTGAGAGATGTTTTTCAGCAATGAAGATTGTGAAGACAGATCGGCGCAACCGGATTGGAGATTAA
- a CDS encoding ECA1 gametogenesis family protein (DUF784) (LOCATED IN: endomembrane system; CONTAINS InterPro DOMAIN/s: Protein of unknown function DUF784, Arabidopsis thaliana (InterPro:IPR008502); BEST Arabidopsis thaliana protein match is: Protein of unknown function (DUF784) (TAIR:AT3G29797.1); Has 96 Blast hits to 96 proteins in 3 species: Archae - 0; Bacteria - 0; Metazoa - 0; Fungi - 0; Plants - 96; Viruses - 0; Other Eukaryotes - 0 (source: NCBI BLink).): MENKTMFMIFSSIMILLSFSHPTLAKEGDNDKQVLILDDEFDAMIARSPTAEDYNENVGRKYSKKQKEYLLNCSIKMDIPDPDKCIEEVLAEIIQNKSASRDCCLGIVKAGKECHMEYMKLIFQIYQLKRFTSKRFSKTNEIWKRCSTGIGAVSPYSG; this comes from the coding sequence atgGAGAATAAAACCATGTTCATGATATTTTCTTCGATCATGATTTTGCTATCGTTTTCTCATCCAACTTTGGCCAAAGAAGGCGATAATGACAAGCAAGTCCTCATTTTAGACGACGAGTTTGATGCGATGATTGCAAGGTCACCGACAGCGGAAGATTATAACGAAAATGTTGGTCGTaaatattcaaagaaacaaaaagaatatctACTGAATTGTAGTATAAAGATGGACATCCCAGACCCAGACAAATGTATAGAAGAAGTGTTGGCTGAAATTATTCAGAACAAAAGTGCTTCAAGGGATTGTTGTTTGGGGATAGTGAAAGCTGGAAAGGAATGTCACATGgaatatatgaaattaatttttcaaatctatCAACTCAAACGTTTTACTTCTAAAAGGTTTTCCAAAACTAATGAAATATGGAAGAGATGTTCCACTGGAATTGGAGCTGTTTCACCATATTCTggttaa